One Edaphobacter bradus DNA window includes the following coding sequences:
- a CDS encoding dihydroorotate dehydrogenase, producing MRVNIAGVELQSPVIAASGTFGYGVEFEEIVSLEKIGAFVTKGLSLEPMAGNPSPRIIETAAGMMNAIGLQNMGVRAFVEEKLPKALAIRGAVVFANVFGFTVEECVEVIRVLNDAPGIAMYELNASCPNTSHGGMVFGTDPSLLYELVSFCKGVSRRPLMVKLSPNVTNIGYMARVAEDAGADAVSLVNTFLALSIDIETGKPRIANVTAGLSGPAIKPIAVRMVHETSKSVRIPVVGMGGIVRAEDAVEFMMAGATAVQVGTASYADPRAVENIANGLKKWCASHGLGEVRSLTGSALM from the coding sequence ATGCGCGTGAACATCGCGGGCGTGGAACTGCAGTCGCCGGTGATTGCGGCGAGCGGGACCTTCGGCTATGGGGTGGAGTTCGAGGAGATCGTCTCGCTGGAGAAGATCGGCGCGTTTGTGACCAAGGGGCTCTCGCTGGAGCCGATGGCGGGGAACCCGTCGCCGCGGATTATTGAGACGGCAGCGGGGATGATGAACGCGATCGGGCTGCAGAATATGGGCGTGCGAGCGTTTGTGGAAGAGAAGCTGCCGAAGGCGCTCGCGATCCGGGGCGCAGTGGTATTTGCCAACGTCTTCGGATTTACGGTCGAGGAGTGCGTGGAGGTGATCCGGGTGCTGAACGATGCGCCAGGAATCGCGATGTACGAGCTGAATGCGAGCTGTCCGAATACGAGCCATGGGGGAATGGTCTTCGGGACGGACCCGTCGTTGCTGTATGAGCTGGTTTCGTTCTGCAAGGGAGTTTCGCGGAGGCCGCTGATGGTGAAGCTGTCGCCGAATGTGACCAACATCGGGTACATGGCGCGGGTAGCGGAGGATGCGGGGGCCGATGCCGTGTCACTGGTGAATACGTTTCTGGCGCTCTCGATCGATATTGAGACGGGGAAGCCGCGGATTGCGAACGTGACGGCTGGGCTTTCGGGACCGGCGATCAAGCCGATTGCGGTGAGGATGGTGCATGAGACGTCGAAGTCGGTGCGGATTCCGGTGGTAGGGATGGGCGGGATCGTGCGGGCCGAGGACGCGGTGGAGTTCATGATGGCGGGTGCGACGGCCGTGCAGGTGGGGACGGCGAGTTATGCCGATCCGAGGGCTGTTGAAAACATCGCGAACGGCTTGAAGAAGTGGTGCGCGAGCCATGGGCTGGGCGAGGTGAGATCGCTTACCGGCTCGGCGTTGATGTGA
- a CDS encoding alkaline phosphatase family protein yields the protein MRKYIALLLLMVLLVPAVPAAHADEYHAKPKLVIILVIDQFRGDYLERYRDDLKAANGFNLFLKRGAYFGSCYYDYANTKTAPGHATIGTGAYTDGHGIGSNEWWDLSRNTDRPISSVEDERYRIVGTFDDLPALLPPPAPKPTDARIGASPLNLRATTLGDEVRLATHGEAKVYGISLKDRAAILPAGQTANAAFWIDNATGRFVTSTYYMSKLPDWVTKFNKGPRQAQAVKEAGLEETTQFFAMVGRTPAANSYELDFAKTLIDNEQMGQHGVTDVLTVSLSANDIMGHQMGPDSDAEKEMVIGLDRDLDSFFGYLDKKIGLENVMIALTADHGVAPIPAESARLGVASARIDLENLTAAINEELNAKFSPGKSVPYFLPMQELPYLALDPRAFGTVSEKDAEQAVAAAIPVAVRKLGAPTLPPNNNDTLEATRRYEESRVAADPAFAFVRSRVDLAAGKIPRTEFGGLIEHSYSDHGGWYVMAVPTAYQMEYMNGSQTTHFSPWSYDRHVPLAFFGAEFAPGFYRERVAPVDIAATFASILGVNAPSANVGHVLTEALRPVEAGK from the coding sequence ATGCGAAAGTATATCGCCCTTCTTCTGCTGATGGTGCTTCTGGTGCCCGCTGTTCCTGCCGCTCACGCCGATGAGTACCACGCGAAACCGAAACTTGTGATCATTCTGGTGATTGATCAGTTTCGCGGAGATTACCTGGAGCGCTACCGCGATGACCTGAAGGCTGCGAATGGGTTCAACCTGTTCCTGAAGCGGGGGGCGTACTTCGGTTCGTGCTATTACGACTACGCGAATACGAAGACGGCACCGGGGCACGCGACAATTGGCACGGGCGCATATACGGATGGCCATGGGATCGGGTCGAATGAGTGGTGGGACCTGAGCCGCAATACGGACCGGCCGATCAGCTCGGTGGAGGATGAGCGGTATCGCATCGTGGGGACGTTTGACGACCTGCCTGCGCTGCTGCCGCCGCCGGCTCCGAAGCCGACGGACGCAAGGATCGGGGCTTCGCCGCTGAATCTGCGGGCGACGACGCTGGGCGATGAGGTCCGGCTGGCGACGCATGGCGAGGCAAAGGTGTATGGGATCTCGCTCAAGGACCGTGCGGCGATTCTGCCAGCGGGGCAGACGGCGAATGCGGCGTTCTGGATCGACAATGCGACGGGACGGTTTGTGACGTCGACGTATTACATGTCGAAGCTTCCGGATTGGGTGACGAAGTTCAACAAGGGGCCGAGGCAGGCGCAGGCTGTCAAGGAAGCCGGGCTTGAGGAGACGACACAGTTTTTCGCGATGGTAGGGCGGACTCCGGCGGCGAACAGCTATGAGCTGGACTTTGCCAAGACGCTGATCGACAACGAGCAGATGGGACAGCACGGGGTGACGGATGTGCTGACGGTCAGCCTTTCGGCGAACGACATCATGGGGCACCAGATGGGGCCGGACTCGGACGCTGAGAAGGAGATGGTGATTGGGCTGGACCGCGATCTGGACAGCTTCTTCGGCTATCTGGATAAGAAGATTGGCCTGGAGAATGTAATGATCGCGCTGACGGCGGACCATGGCGTGGCTCCGATTCCGGCGGAGTCGGCGCGGCTGGGCGTGGCTTCGGCGAGGATCGACCTGGAGAACCTGACGGCTGCGATCAACGAAGAGCTGAATGCGAAGTTTTCGCCGGGTAAGAGTGTGCCTTACTTTTTGCCGATGCAGGAGCTGCCGTATCTAGCGCTCGATCCGAGGGCGTTCGGAACGGTTTCGGAGAAGGATGCGGAGCAGGCAGTGGCGGCGGCAATTCCGGTGGCAGTTCGCAAGCTGGGTGCTCCGACGCTGCCGCCGAACAACAACGACACTCTGGAAGCCACTCGGAGGTATGAGGAGAGCCGGGTGGCTGCCGATCCGGCATTTGCGTTTGTGCGGTCGCGGGTGGACCTGGCCGCAGGGAAGATTCCTCGTACGGAGTTTGGTGGGCTGATCGAGCATAGCTATTCTGACCACGGGGGATGGTATGTGATGGCGGTGCCGACGGCGTATCAGATGGAGTATATGAACGGGAGCCAGACGACGCACTTCTCGCCGTGGAGCTATGACCGTCATGTTCCGCTGGCGTTCTTCGGCGCGGAGTTTGCGCCGGGGTTCTATCGCGAGCGGGTGGCTCCGGTGGACATCGCCGCGACGTTTGCCTCGATTCTGGGGGTCAATGCGCCTTCGGCCAACGTGGGCCATGTGCTGACGGAGGCGCTGCGCCCCGTTGAGGCAGGTAAGTAA
- a CDS encoding LolA family protein, protein MPILRKISIALLAATLAPLTASAQPKPGELDAVIRQMDTASTRFKSAEADFRWDFYELVVKETTTQSGTIYFLKNAGKTEMGAQVAPPQTKFLEYKNGLLRLFDPISDHLTILTAGKNQSQYESFLTLGFGGSGSDLAKAWTIADGGPETLSDGHKQIETRKLDLVSKDPNVRNMFTHITIWVDPERGISLRQKFFTPSGDYRTAIYTNIRYDQPVNAKPYAIKTDKKTTVDRR, encoded by the coding sequence ATGCCGATCCTCCGCAAAATCTCCATTGCCCTTCTCGCTGCCACCCTCGCCCCGCTCACCGCGTCCGCTCAACCTAAACCCGGCGAACTCGACGCAGTCATCCGCCAGATGGATACCGCCAGCACTCGCTTCAAGTCCGCCGAGGCCGACTTCCGCTGGGACTTCTACGAACTCGTCGTCAAAGAGACCACCACACAGAGCGGAACCATCTACTTCCTGAAGAACGCAGGCAAGACCGAGATGGGAGCCCAGGTCGCTCCTCCGCAGACCAAATTCCTCGAATACAAAAACGGCCTGCTCCGCCTCTTCGATCCCATCTCTGACCACCTCACCATCCTCACCGCCGGCAAGAACCAGTCCCAGTACGAGAGCTTCCTCACCCTCGGCTTCGGCGGCAGCGGCAGCGACCTGGCCAAGGCGTGGACCATCGCCGATGGCGGTCCCGAGACCCTCAGCGACGGCCACAAGCAGATCGAGACCCGCAAGCTCGACCTCGTCTCCAAGGACCCCAACGTCCGCAACATGTTCACTCACATCACCATCTGGGTCGACCCCGAGCGCGGCATCTCCCTCAGACAGAAGTTCTTCACCCCATCCGGCGACTACCGCACCGCCATCTACACCAACATCCGCTACGACCAGCCCGTCAATGCCAAGCCCTACGCGATCAAGACAGACAAAAAGACCACCGTCGACCGCCGCTAG
- the serS gene encoding serine--tRNA ligase yields the protein MIDLAFVRANLPVVEEKLRARGMDPATVLGDFAAIDRERRDAITHVETYKAQRNRLSEEIAKLKKESKDVTNLTERVRDIKLKSEIFEARATASDERLKTILQSLPNLPQDCVPIGSDEHANREEKTWGTRPAFDFTPKPHWELGEALNILDFNRAAKISGSRFVVHYGPGARLERALASFMLDLHIRDHGYTEVLTPFMVNSRSLFGTGQLPKFAEDLFHCDDKGSYSGELQDGDHWLIPTAEVPVTNLFRDETLEGSQLPVSFCAYTPCFRSEAGSYGKDVRGMIRQHQFQKVELVKFTTPEKSDAEHEALTRHAERVLEVLGLPYRRMLLCTGDLGFSSSKTYDLEVWLPGQGLYREISSCSNFLDFQARRANIRYRPAAAKKSEYLHTLNGSGLAVGRTYVAILENYQQADGSIRIPEALIPYMNGQTIITKQERP from the coding sequence ATGATTGATCTAGCCTTCGTCCGGGCAAACCTGCCCGTTGTAGAGGAAAAGCTGCGCGCCCGTGGCATGGATCCCGCCACCGTCCTCGGCGACTTCGCCGCCATCGACCGCGAGCGCCGCGACGCCATTACCCATGTCGAAACGTACAAAGCGCAGCGAAACAGGCTGTCAGAAGAGATTGCCAAACTCAAAAAAGAAAGCAAAGATGTCACCAATCTGACCGAACGAGTTCGCGATATAAAGCTCAAGTCAGAAATCTTTGAAGCCCGCGCCACCGCCTCCGACGAGCGCCTCAAGACCATCCTCCAATCCCTCCCCAACCTCCCGCAGGACTGCGTGCCCATCGGCTCCGACGAGCACGCCAACCGCGAAGAAAAGACCTGGGGAACAAGGCCCGCCTTCGACTTCACCCCCAAACCACACTGGGAGCTGGGTGAGGCCCTCAACATCCTCGACTTCAACCGCGCCGCCAAGATCTCCGGCTCTCGCTTCGTCGTCCACTACGGCCCCGGAGCCCGCCTCGAGCGCGCCCTCGCCAGCTTCATGCTCGACCTCCACATCCGCGACCACGGCTACACCGAGGTCCTCACGCCCTTCATGGTCAACTCCCGCTCGCTCTTCGGAACCGGCCAGCTCCCCAAGTTCGCCGAAGACCTCTTCCACTGCGACGACAAGGGCTCCTACTCCGGCGAACTCCAGGACGGCGACCACTGGCTCATCCCCACCGCCGAGGTCCCCGTCACCAATCTCTTCCGCGACGAGACCCTCGAAGGATCTCAGCTCCCTGTCTCCTTCTGCGCCTACACCCCCTGCTTCCGCAGCGAAGCCGGCTCTTACGGCAAAGACGTCCGCGGCATGATCCGCCAGCACCAGTTCCAGAAGGTCGAACTGGTCAAGTTCACTACGCCCGAGAAATCTGACGCCGAACACGAGGCCCTCACCCGCCACGCCGAGCGGGTCCTCGAGGTCCTCGGCCTTCCCTACCGCCGCATGCTCCTCTGTACCGGCGACCTGGGCTTCAGTTCCTCCAAGACCTACGACCTCGAGGTCTGGCTCCCCGGCCAGGGTCTCTACCGCGAGATCAGCTCCTGCTCCAACTTCCTCGACTTCCAGGCTCGCCGCGCCAACATACGTTACCGTCCCGCCGCGGCCAAAAAATCCGAGTACCTCCACACCCTCAACGGTTCCGGCCTCGCCGTCGGACGCACCTACGTCGCCATCCTCGAAAACTACCAGCAGGCCGACGGCAGCATCCGAATCCCCGAAGCCCTCATCCCATACATGAACGGCCAGACCATCATCACCAAACAGGAGCGCCCCTAA
- a CDS encoding glycosyltransferase family 39 protein: MLSRRRQMGMGAAALVAGLALRVWFIVHAAQIDGDTLIYGDIAKNWMLHGVYGYVQTAAGSVPTLIRLPGYPLFLLLCFRVFGVDHYTAVMGVQAVADLATCVLAAALARRRFGGKGGMATLWLGALCPFMANYVASPLTETLSLLCVALAFYGLERWREAGARWNRWVWVTGFALAYAVLLRPEQGLLAAAVVPAMLWLAWKKNGAEGRMAALAPVAAAALCVVLPLAPWTVRNWRTFHVFEPLAPRYATDPGEPAPLGFQRWFRTWAIDYASSEDVYWNYDGAPIEIGNLPSRAFDTEEQYVQTEQLLEEYNQNFNPTAERDARFEALAEERIKADPLRYYVALPVARVVNMFLRPRTELMGVELEWWKWSEDHAQTAFATAYAGLNLGYFVLGGVGFWVWRRRGFGGEVVLGWAMMGFVVLRCALLLTVDNSEPRYTLEFFPVIVVWAAVVFSQGEGVRDVSESRLEA, translated from the coding sequence ATGCTATCGCGACGAAGGCAGATGGGGATGGGGGCGGCGGCTCTCGTGGCGGGGCTAGCCCTGCGCGTGTGGTTCATCGTGCATGCAGCGCAGATCGATGGCGACACGCTGATCTATGGAGATATTGCGAAGAACTGGATGCTGCACGGGGTGTACGGATATGTCCAGACGGCGGCGGGGTCGGTTCCGACGCTGATCCGGTTGCCGGGATATCCGCTGTTCCTGCTGCTGTGTTTTCGGGTGTTCGGGGTGGACCACTATACGGCTGTGATGGGCGTGCAGGCGGTGGCCGATCTGGCGACGTGCGTTCTGGCGGCGGCGCTGGCGCGCAGGCGATTCGGCGGGAAGGGGGGCATGGCGACGCTGTGGCTGGGAGCGCTGTGTCCGTTCATGGCGAACTATGTCGCTTCTCCGCTGACTGAAACGCTGAGTTTGCTGTGTGTGGCGCTGGCCTTCTATGGGCTGGAGAGATGGCGCGAGGCGGGCGCACGCTGGAACCGCTGGGTGTGGGTGACGGGGTTCGCGCTAGCCTATGCGGTGCTGCTGCGGCCGGAGCAGGGACTGCTGGCGGCGGCAGTGGTGCCGGCGATGCTGTGGCTGGCGTGGAAGAAGAACGGCGCGGAGGGCAGGATGGCGGCTTTGGCTCCGGTGGCGGCTGCGGCGTTGTGCGTTGTGCTGCCGCTGGCTCCGTGGACGGTGAGGAACTGGAGGACGTTTCATGTGTTCGAGCCGCTGGCTCCGCGGTATGCGACAGACCCCGGGGAGCCGGCGCCGCTGGGATTTCAGCGGTGGTTTCGCACGTGGGCGATCGATTATGCGTCGAGCGAGGATGTCTACTGGAACTACGACGGCGCGCCGATCGAGATAGGCAATCTGCCTTCGCGGGCCTTCGATACCGAGGAGCAGTATGTGCAGACGGAGCAGCTGCTGGAGGAGTACAACCAGAACTTCAACCCGACTGCGGAACGCGACGCGAGGTTCGAGGCGCTTGCCGAGGAGCGCATTAAGGCCGATCCGCTGCGCTACTACGTTGCGTTGCCTGTGGCGCGGGTAGTGAATATGTTTCTGCGGCCGCGCACGGAGCTGATGGGGGTGGAGCTTGAGTGGTGGAAGTGGAGCGAGGACCACGCGCAGACGGCGTTCGCAACGGCGTATGCGGGGTTGAACCTGGGGTATTTTGTGCTGGGGGGCGTGGGGTTCTGGGTGTGGCGGCGGAGAGGGTTCGGCGGCGAGGTTGTGCTGGGGTGGGCAATGATGGGGTTCGTCGTGCTGCGGTGCGCGCTGCTGCTGACGGTGGATAACTCGGAGCCGCGGTATACGCTGGAGTTCTTTCCGGTGATTGTGGTGTGGGCGGCGGTGGTGTTTTCGCAGGGTGAGGGCGTGAGGGACGTCTCGGAATCGAGACTTGAGGCATAG
- a CDS encoding polysaccharide deacetylase family protein, with protein sequence MSKQVFFDPQRKRWKRLRLVFDTLALLGLVLGTVFIIGLMRMKPLPELLLTSQKRNYRTLADKQNARLKANQKLRRSAHRKTDIKPADVTLNSGEGLRAAYYVEDDPASYSSLKQHISQIDLLFPEWLHVVTPDGALTGYTIDNRAYPVVSPSGVQPVDREDKVARTIAENHVNLDVFPLVNNYDPIKGLFMPEVGKFLSSDDARANFVHQIHTFLAANPSYRGLSLDFEEIPASAQPGFQALVAALYNDFHPRNLRLYVNVPVHDDDFDMKFLADHSDGLLLMNYDEHQTDSEPGPIASQDWFIQNLKDVLKVVPKEKIICSIGSYGYDWTTTLPPPPKKGRKPQPERVLSSIPLSTQEAWQEAYDSESQIDLDDDSLNVHFAYDDEDNHVRHYVWFLDAVTVLNEMRAARELGIQTYALWRLGQEDNSLWKIWDSPLHADPVNDLIHVAPGYDVDTEGEGDILRVTRKPQDGVRVVTLDDDKTIPQQYRMVTQESMHSYPLSYTIGQYGYQPKKVALSFDDGPDPIWTPRILDVLKKYDVRGTFFMIGEEAEKNVGVMQRAYREGHEIGNHTFTHPDISEISKGQADLQLNLTERLFASKLGVQPLYFRPPYSIDQEPDTNDQAAPIDRIQGLGYVIVGNKIDTNDWDENPRKMPQEITNGVFAQIADMNRRPWTRGSIILLHDGGGDRSATIAALPMLITTLREHGYQIVPVSELLGKTRAEVMPPLTPRQRWQARADSLAFFLFGFFNNFVVALFFVGDVLMSGRLILIGVCALIDRFRKRKNFAGPDYFPRVAVLIPAYNEEKVIVRTVRSVMMSNYKNIRIIVIDDGSTDNTYRVVRDAYPADIASGRLTVLTKPNGGKAEALNFALNQTDEEVYIGIDADGVIAHDAISRLVPHFANPKIGAVAGNAKVGNRVNLWTRWQALEYITSQNFERRALDLFDVVTVVPGAIGAWRTAPVKATGGYHANTVAEDADLTMNLLEQGYSVIYEDQALAFTEAPINANGLMRQRFRWSFGILQAIFKHRGAITRNRAMGLFALPNILIFQILLPLLSPLIDLMFFAGIINYFIDKHFHPDTASADSLHKLLIFFLAFLLIDFAASALAFALERKHPASRGDAWLLVHIWIQRFSYRQLFSIVLFKTLKRAIDGKPFNWDKLERTAKMSKETEQIAEHR encoded by the coding sequence ATGAGTAAACAAGTCTTTTTCGATCCGCAACGCAAGCGTTGGAAACGGCTGCGGCTGGTCTTCGACACCCTGGCCCTGCTCGGCCTCGTCCTCGGCACCGTCTTCATCATCGGCCTCATGCGCATGAAGCCCCTGCCAGAGCTGCTCCTCACCTCGCAGAAGCGCAACTACCGAACGCTCGCTGACAAGCAGAACGCCAGACTCAAGGCCAATCAGAAGCTTCGTCGCTCCGCCCATCGCAAGACCGACATCAAGCCCGCCGACGTCACCCTCAACTCCGGCGAAGGTCTCCGCGCCGCCTACTACGTCGAGGACGACCCCGCCAGCTACTCCTCCCTCAAGCAGCACATCAGCCAGATCGACCTCCTCTTCCCCGAGTGGCTCCACGTCGTCACCCCTGACGGCGCGCTCACCGGCTACACCATCGACAACCGCGCCTACCCCGTCGTCTCGCCCTCCGGCGTCCAGCCCGTCGACCGCGAAGACAAGGTCGCCCGCACCATCGCCGAAAACCACGTCAACCTCGACGTCTTCCCCCTCGTCAACAACTACGACCCCATCAAGGGCCTCTTCATGCCCGAGGTCGGGAAGTTCCTCTCCAGCGACGACGCCCGCGCCAACTTCGTCCACCAGATCCACACCTTCCTCGCCGCCAACCCCAGCTACCGCGGCCTCTCGCTCGACTTCGAGGAGATTCCCGCCTCCGCCCAGCCCGGCTTCCAGGCCCTCGTCGCAGCGCTCTACAACGACTTTCACCCCCGCAATCTCCGCCTCTACGTCAACGTCCCCGTCCACGATGACGACTTCGACATGAAGTTCCTCGCCGATCACTCCGACGGCCTGCTGCTCATGAACTACGACGAGCACCAGACCGACAGTGAGCCCGGCCCCATCGCTTCCCAGGACTGGTTCATCCAGAACCTCAAGGACGTCCTCAAAGTCGTACCCAAGGAGAAGATCATCTGCTCCATCGGCAGCTACGGCTACGACTGGACCACCACCCTCCCGCCGCCTCCGAAGAAGGGCCGGAAGCCCCAGCCTGAAAGAGTCCTCTCCTCCATCCCGCTCTCCACCCAGGAGGCATGGCAGGAGGCCTACGACTCCGAATCCCAGATCGACCTCGACGACGACTCCCTCAACGTCCACTTCGCATACGATGACGAGGACAACCACGTCCGCCACTACGTCTGGTTCCTCGACGCCGTCACCGTCCTCAACGAGATGCGCGCCGCTCGCGAGCTCGGCATCCAGACCTATGCTCTCTGGCGTCTCGGCCAGGAGGACAACTCCCTCTGGAAGATCTGGGACTCGCCCCTCCACGCCGACCCCGTCAACGACCTCATCCACGTCGCTCCCGGCTACGACGTCGACACCGAGGGTGAAGGCGACATCCTCCGCGTCACCCGCAAACCCCAGGACGGCGTCCGCGTCGTCACCCTCGACGACGACAAGACCATCCCCCAGCAATACCGCATGGTCACGCAGGAGTCCATGCACTCCTACCCGCTCTCCTACACCATCGGGCAGTACGGCTACCAGCCCAAAAAGGTCGCTCTCTCCTTCGACGACGGCCCCGACCCCATCTGGACCCCACGCATCCTCGACGTCCTCAAGAAGTACGACGTGCGCGGAACCTTTTTCATGATCGGCGAAGAGGCCGAGAAGAACGTCGGCGTCATGCAGCGCGCCTACCGCGAGGGCCACGAGATCGGCAACCACACCTTCACCCACCCGGACATCTCCGAAATCTCCAAGGGCCAGGCCGATCTCCAACTCAACCTCACCGAGCGCCTCTTCGCCTCCAAGCTCGGCGTACAGCCTCTCTACTTCCGCCCGCCCTACTCCATCGACCAGGAGCCCGACACCAACGACCAGGCCGCTCCCATCGACCGCATCCAGGGCCTCGGCTACGTCATCGTCGGCAACAAGATCGACACCAACGACTGGGATGAGAACCCGCGCAAGATGCCGCAGGAGATCACCAACGGCGTCTTCGCCCAGATAGCCGACATGAACCGCCGCCCCTGGACCCGCGGCTCCATCATCCTGCTCCATGACGGCGGAGGCGACCGCTCCGCGACCATCGCCGCGCTGCCCATGCTCATCACCACCCTCCGCGAGCATGGCTACCAGATCGTTCCCGTCTCCGAGCTTCTCGGCAAAACCCGCGCCGAGGTCATGCCTCCGCTCACCCCGCGCCAACGCTGGCAGGCACGCGCCGACTCCCTCGCCTTCTTCCTCTTCGGCTTCTTTAACAACTTCGTCGTCGCGCTTTTCTTCGTCGGTGACGTCCTCATGAGCGGCCGCCTCATCCTCATCGGCGTCTGCGCCCTCATCGACCGCTTCCGCAAGCGCAAAAACTTCGCCGGCCCCGACTACTTCCCCCGCGTCGCCGTCCTCATCCCCGCCTACAACGAGGAGAAGGTCATCGTCCGCACCGTCCGCTCCGTCATGATGTCGAACTACAAGAACATCCGCATCATCGTCATCGACGACGGCTCCACCGACAACACGTATCGCGTGGTGCGCGATGCCTACCCCGCTGACATCGCCTCCGGCCGTCTCACCGTCCTCACCAAGCCCAACGGAGGCAAAGCCGAGGCCCTCAACTTCGCTCTCAACCAGACCGACGAGGAGGTCTACATCGGCATCGACGCCGACGGAGTCATCGCCCACGACGCCATCTCCCGGCTCGTCCCCCACTTCGCCAACCCGAAGATCGGAGCCGTCGCCGGAAACGCCAAGGTTGGCAACCGCGTCAACCTATGGACCCGCTGGCAGGCTCTCGAATACATCACCAGCCAGAACTTCGAGCGCCGTGCCCTGGACCTCTTCGACGTCGTCACCGTAGTCCCCGGAGCCATCGGAGCCTGGCGCACGGCTCCCGTCAAAGCCACCGGAGGCTACCACGCCAACACCGTCGCCGAGGACGCCGACCTCACCATGAACCTCCTCGAGCAGGGCTACTCCGTCATCTACGAAGACCAGGCCCTCGCCTTCACCGAGGCCCCCATCAACGCAAACGGACTCATGCGCCAGCGCTTCCGCTGGTCCTTCGGAATCCTCCAGGCCATCTTCAAGCACCGCGGAGCCATCACCCGCAACCGCGCCATGGGCCTCTTCGCCCTGCCCAACATCCTCATCTTCCAGATCCTCTTGCCGCTGCTCTCTCCGCTCATCGACCTGATGTTCTTCGCCGGCATCATCAATTACTTCATCGACAAACACTTCCACCCCGACACCGCCTCGGCCGACAGCCTCCACAAGCTGCTCATCTTCTTCCTCGCATTCCTGCTCATCGACTTCGCCGCCTCCGCTCTAGCCTTCGCGCTCGAGCGCAAACACCCCGCCAGCCGCGGCGACGCCTGGCTCCTCGTCCACATCTGGATCCAGCGCTTCAGCTACCGCCAGCTCTTCTCCATCGTCCTCTTCAAGACGCTCAAGCGAGCCATCGACGGCAAGCCCTTCAACTGGGACAAACTAGAACGCACCGCCAAGATGTCCAAAGAAACCGAACAAATCGCCGAACACAGGTAG